The following coding sequences lie in one Fusarium poae strain DAOMC 252244 chromosome 1, whole genome shotgun sequence genomic window:
- a CDS encoding hypothetical protein (BUSCO:7441at5125) — protein sequence MSNSPENGPATSGHKRPRSDDADGDDAVPQHDIPDNASVPKPKRLACMICRKRKLKCDGVRPSCSTCSRLGHTCAYDEQRRKSGPKRGYVKALEERLKQVETLLKTQEPPQNVPKSANVAMSGPPQTASPANLNISNAPIHLTGDHNIDQQWNFTDKSPQQGVMEDFNFNASMDMGMNNVGGTFTWEMIGLGLEEPLPPQDTIDELHQIYFEKVHPSTPMIHKYRYLAAMNLAPNQRPPVCLRYAMWTLACTITDKYADLKDLFYRRARKYVEADYIKGYGEHMISIAHCQTHTLLASYEMKMMYFPRAWINTGSAIRLAQMTGLHRLDGTGLDVKQCLAPPKDWTEREERRRTFWMAFCQDRYASIGTGWPMTIDERDIMTNLPASEDAYNMSRPEQTQSLSECTSPMGAGKLSSFGGIVLMACLFGRNLVHLHRPDADDLDHDLNGPFWKRHRQMDNILLNTSLCLPPQLKLPTGLSNPNIVFTNMSIHTSTICLHQAAIFKAEKNKLPASVSAESKVRCITAANEIASIMRMISHMDLSTVNPFISFCLYVSARVFVQYLKSRPDDSQTADSLRFLLSAMNALKRRNPLTESFLVQLDVDLEALALRIPKLKTAFPRNHDSPGTTGAPRGAKCDNPEGFQGITAYRNECNYMNPSENDMNQPGPPDIIEPNNDMPGMPATGDGNFGTQAWMSTEQQIPAILTPSSAATFEKTGSGSRAVSGFGDMTGDSQETSGSPDPMQSNRPTPNSSTGSDQRNHLAPGQMNRSGANSFNTSPMSPNQTLLNSGVLDGSAQGFFADTSGFAIPPGLDQSGGFSMPDEWADMHGQTSVPQVGEGVLRALMNMGSMDAMDLGTWESRDS from the exons ATGTCGAATTCACCAGAAAACGGACCTGCCACTAGCGGTCATAAACGTCCTCGAAGCGATGATGCCGACGGAGACGACGCCGTACCTCAACATGACATCCCCGACAATGCCAGTGTTCCCAAGCCAAAGCGACTGGCCTGTATGATATGCCGGAAACGCAAGCTCAAGTGTGATGGTGTGCGACCCAGTTGTAGTACTTGTTCTCGTCTCGGTCATACTTGCGCCTACGATGAACAGCGGAGAAAGAGCGGCCCTAAACGTGGCTACGTGAAGGCCCTCGAGGAGCGACTGA AACAAGTCGAAACGCTGTTAAAAACCCAGGAACCTCCCCAAAATGTTCCCAAGTCCGCCAATGTTGCCATGTCTGGTCCACCTCAAACGGCATCTCCCGCAAACCTTAACATCTCGAATGCGCCGATACATCTAACGGGAGACCATAATATAGATCAACAGTGGAACTTTACTGATAAGTCGCCACAGCAAGGTGTCATGGAAGATTTCAATTTCAATGCCAGTATGGATATGGGCATGAATAACGTTGGGGGAACCTTCACATGGGAAATGATTGGCCTAGGCCTCGAGGAGCCTCTGCCACCACAAGACACAATCGATGAGCTTCACCAGATCTACTTTGAAAAGGTTCACCCGTCTACCCCGATGATCCACAAGTATCGTTATCTTGCCGCTATGAACCT CGCCCCGAATCAGAGGCCGCCTGTTTGTCTGCGATATGCTATGTGGACTCTCGCATGTACCATTACAGACAAGTATGCGGATTTGAAAGACCTCTTCTATCGAAGAGCGCGAAAGTATGTCGAAGCGGACTATATTAAGGGTTACGGGGAGCACATGATCTCTATTGCTCACTGCCAAACACACACGCTCTTGGCCTCAtatgagatgaagatgatgtatTTTCCTCGAGCTTGGATCAACACGGGTTCTGCTATCCGTCTTGCTCAAAT GACTGGACTGCATAGACTAGACGGGACGGGTTTGGATGTAAAACAGTGCCTCGCACCCCCCAAAGACTGgacagaaagagaagaacgaCGCCGAACATTTTGGATGGCCTTTTGCCAAGATCGTTATGCCAGCATTGGTACAGGATGGCCCATGACGATTGATGAGCGCGACATTATGACAAACTTGCCAGCCTCAGAAGATGCATACAACATGAGCAGGCCTGAACAGACACAGTCTTTGTCTGAGTGCACCAGCCCGATGGGCGCGGGCAAGCTCTCTTCGTTTGGCGGCATCGTACTCATGGCATGTCTGTTTGGCAGAAATTTGGTACATCTGCACCGTCCTGATGCCGATGATCTTGATCATGACCTCAATGGTCCGTTTTGGAAGCGACACCGACAGATGGACAATATATTGCTCAACACATCCCTCTGCCTCCCACCACAACTCAAGCTTCCTACTGGTCTATCTAATCCTAATATCGTTTTTACGAACATGAGCATACACACGTCAACCATCTGCTTACACCAAGCCGCCATATTCAAGGCAGAGAAAAACAAACTACCGGCTTCAGTCAGCGCTGAGAGCAAAGTACGATGCATCACAGCTGCCAACGAGATCGCTAGCATCATGCGCATGATTTCTCACATGGATCTTTCAACA GTCAACCCATTTATATCATTCTGTCTATATGTATCTGCGCGAGTATTTGTACAATACCTTAAGAGCCGCCCAGACGATAGCCAAACAGCTGACTCACTACGATTCCTGCTCTCAGCGATGAATGCGCTGAAGCGGCGAAACCCGCTGACGGAGTCCTTCCTTGTCCAGCTAGATGTCGACCTGGAAGCCCTTGCATTAAGAATCCCTAAGCTCAAGACTGCTTTCCCACGCAACCACGACAGC CCTGGCACGACAGGAGCGCCTAGAGGCGCTAAATGCGATAATCCTGAAGGGTTCCAGGGCATAACGGCCTATCGTAACGAATGCAATTACATGAACCCCTCCGAGAACGACATGAATCAGCCAGGACCACCCGATATCATCGAGCCTAACAACGACATGCCAGGTATGCCTGCTACAGGCGATGGGAACTTTGGAACACAGGCATGGATGTCAACGGAGCAACAAATACCAGCAATTCTTACACCTAGTTCGGCAGCCACTTTTGAGAAGACAGGATCTGGAAGCCGGGCTGTTTCAGGCTTTGGTGACATGACGGGTGATAGCCAGGAGACTTCAGGGTCACCGGACCCGATGCAATCAAACCGACCGACACCGAACTCAAGCACAGGGTCCGATCAGCGGAATCATCTGGCCCCTGGACAGATGAATAGATCAGGGGCCAACTCATTTAACACAAGTCCTATGTCGCCGAACCAGACCTTGCTGAACTCAGGTGTACTTGATGGAAGCGCGCAGGGCTTCTTTGCTGATACATCTGGTTTCGCTATCCCGCCAGGCCTGGATCAGAGTGGAGGGTTCAGCATGCCGGATGAGTGGGCGGACATGCACGGACAGACAAGCGTTCCCCAAGTGGGCGAAGGTGTTTTGAGAGCATTGATGAATATGGGATCTATGGATGCGATGGATCTGGGAACGTGGGAATCGAGAGACAGTTGA
- a CDS encoding hypothetical protein (TransMembrane:12 (i60-77o83-103i115-134o140-163i184-206o234-257i378-398o469-489i496-518o524-549i561-584o596-616i)) — protein MPLLSRYSLRRNRGFLGSDSSALPSQDAQDRQQLRYELDLNSWNFRIWGVCASGFLTDSYNLFSTNVILASIAFVYWPNGPEWSGLLINFFTLLGSVVGQVLFGYLADRYGRTRLYGVELVLVIVSTIGVATSSRGYNDLSFLGLFTWWRFVMGIGIGAEYPLSAVITSEWSSTQSRATMLSSVFMMQPIGQALAQLVGLFVLLGFQRSHDLQGMRCGLDKLHEEECKKALDGVWRIVIGSGAVPALLAIIFRFFLFDCGIYSLEVRNKPGMALVNTQRIYGAPQGAGIEAFPSHSAAGRSMSGSGDGTNSFPMGQFNQNQTPVAYQINSPGGNNVAPSYRATDLGDGMHHGNSSQHTMPVQFSREDLHNYFIRDGNWAYLLGTAATWFFLDVSFYGMSLDNRGTLSTMWATTTPTKIDDSLECWASSLRGGNSTVPDWATDGLPVWSTDATHPCNTIYDVLIEQTKQYLLTVSLASIAGSACFVVFANRIPRRQWLTASFLVLAGFFVITGCVYYGVHQKQGAPATVVFVAICHFMFNFGANTLTFIIPAEIFPTCYRCLCHGISAAAGKLGSLVAVLVVYGINKSYQAENRQGLIFLLFGSVAAVGAIFSWAYLPDSQRRVEYDGKTYLEAKTLEELGEGRIKARLGGELVTIEEKWDAIKRRKRGSMRSDPSVPDGAA, from the exons ATGCCTCTTCTATCAAGGTATTCATTGCGTCGAAACCGCGGTTTCCTGGGCTCCGATAGTTCGGCGCTGCCATCGCAAGATGCTCAA GATCGCCAACAACTACGTTACGAACTTGATTTGAATTCATGGAATTTTCGTATCTGGGGTGTTTGCGCCTCGGGCTTTCTGACAGACTC ATATAATCTCTTTTCAACCAATGTAATTCTAGCTTCGATCGCCTTTGTTTATTGGCCCAATGGTCCAGAGTGGTCGGGCCtactcatcaacttctttaCGCTTCTCGGGTCTGTTGTAGGCCAGGTCTTGTTTGGATACCTCGCCGATCGCTATGGTCGGACTCGCCTCTACGGCGTTGAGCTTGTCCTGGTTATAGTTTCAACGATTGGCGTCGCCACTAGCAGTCGCGGCTACAATGATCTTTCATTTCTAGGCCTATTTACTTGGTGGCGTTTTGTCATGGGCATAG GAATCGGAGCTGAATATCCCCTTAGCGCAGTAATAACTTCAGAATGGTCCAGTACACAGTCTCGAGCGACTATGCTGTCCTCGGTTTTCATGATGCAGCCCATTGGCCAAGCGCTGGCGCAGTTGGTCGGCCTGTTTGTGCTCCTTGGCTTTCAGCGAAGTCACGACCTACAAGGAATGCGATGTGGTCTTGATAAATTGCATGAAGAAGAATGCAAGAAGGCACTGGATGGCGTTTGGCGCATTGTGATCGGTTCAGGTGCTGTACCTGCGCTTCTCGCCATTATATTTCGTTTCTTCCTTTTCGACTGTGGTATCTATAGCCTGGAGGTTCGAAACAAACCAGGAATGGCTCTTGTAAACACTCAAAGGATCTACGGTGCCCCTCAGGGGGCCGGCATCGAAGCCTTCCCCAGTCATAGTGCGGCTGGTCGCTCCATGAGCGGTTCAGGCGACGGAACGAACTCGTTCCCGATGGGTCAGTTCAACCAGAATCAAACGCCGGTGGCATATCAGATCAATTCGCCTGGTGGAAACAATGTCGCACCTTCATATCGGGCAACTGATCTCGGTGATGGTATGCATCACGGCAATTCTTCACAACACACGATGCCCGTCCAGTTTTCGAGAGAAGATCTACACAACTACTTTATCCGCGATGGCAACTGGGCATATCTCTTAGGCACAGCAGCGACATGGTTCTTTTTGGACGTTTCGTTTTATGGGATGAGCCTCGACAACAGAGGCACCCTATCGACCATGTGGGCAACGACCACACCGACCAAGATTGATGACTCCCTTGAATGCTGGGCATCGTCACTCCGAGGGGGTAATTCGACTGTGCCGGATTGGGCCACCGATGGGCTTCCAGTTTGGTCGACTGACGCGACGCACCCCTGCAACACGATTTACGACGTGTTGATCGAGCAAACAAAGCAATATCTCTTGACTGTCTCACTCGCATCGATTGCGGGCAGTGCTTGCTTCGTTGTCTTCGCGAACCGCATCCCACGCCGTCAATGGCTCACGGCCTCCTTCCTCGTGTTGGCCGGCTTTTTTGTTATCACCGGGTGCGTCTACTATGGcgtccatcaaaagcaaGGCGCTCCGGCTACAGTTGTATTTGTGGCCATTTGCCACTTCATGTTCAACTTTG GCGCCAACACCCTGACGTTTATAATACCAGCCGAAATTTTCCCAACCTGCTACCGATGCCTCTGCCATGGCATCTCGGCGGCTGCAGGAAAGCTTGGAAGCCTTGTTGCAGTTCTTGTGGTATACGGTATCAACAAATCATACCAGGCTGAAAACAGGCAGGGACTCATATTCCTACTCTTTGGTTCAGTTGCGGCTGTCGGCGCTATATTCTCCTGGGCATACTTGCCAGATTCACAGCGCCGAGTCGAGTATGACGGGAAAACTTACCTTGAGGCTAAAACACTCGAGGAACTAGGTGAAGGCAGAATCAAAGCTCGACTCGGTGGAGAGTTAGTGACGATTGAAGAGAAGTGGGATGCTAtcaagaggaggaaaagggGTTCAATGAGAAGTGATCCATCCGTGCCAGATGGTGCCGCATAG
- a CDS encoding hypothetical protein (BUSCO:30912at5125): protein MPTQARATRTRNENDENSGTTRLTRAQAAALKVDELSMPAKAALQTKKSTVNGTAAANTRKRAALGDVSNVGKADGVAGKKAKGLVSKAAQPTGIEKKTARPTRPALGSQTTNTKPTQSGSGTLNNKRKVLADTKPKAPLKKNEPSKELEPTEKNERSETPEEAQVEKPEVSVEKTEVQDAPIKYPPGVNNLDEEDLEDPLMVAEYANDIFEYLRDLECKSIPNPQYMSHQDDLEWKTRGILVDWLIEVHTRFHLLPETLFLAINIIDRFLSEKVVQLDRFQLVGITAMFIASKYEEVLSPHVENFKRIADDGFSEAEILSAERFVLSTLNYDLSYPNPMNFLRRVSKADNYDIQSRTIGKYLMEISLLDHRFMAYRPSHVAAGAMYLARLMLDRGEWDATLSYYAGYTEDEVEPVVHLMVDYLARPVAHEAFDKKYAAKKFLRASLLARQWAKKNAVLFGITDVELSLDQIS from the exons ATGCCTACA CAGGCTCGGGCTACTCGCACGCGCAACGAGAACGACGAGAATAGCGGCACGACGCGTCTCACAAGAgcccaagctgctgctctCAAGGTTGACGAGCTATCAATGCCTGCCAAAGCTGCCCTGCAAACGAAGAAGTCTACAGTTAACGGTACTGCCGCTGCGAACACGCGGAAACGCGCTGCATTGGGCGATGTCAGCAATGTTGGAAAGGCTGATGGTGTTGCTGGAAAGAAGGCGAAGGGATTGGTCTCAAAGGCTGCTCAGCCCACCGGTATAGAAAAGAAGACCGCGCGACCCACAAGACCTGCTCTCGGTTCCCAGACTACCAACACAAAGCCCACTCAGTCCGGATCTGGCACTCTGAACAACAAGCGAAAGGTCCTGGCCGACACGAAGCCAAAGGCTCCCCTCAAGAAAAACGAGCCATCCAAGGAACTGGAACCAACAGAGAAGAATGAGCGGTCAGAGACCCCCGAAGAGGCTCAGGTTGAAAAACCTGAAGTCTCTGTTGAGAAGACCGAAGTCCAGGACGCGCCTATCAAGTACCCACCTGGTGTCAACAACCTGGACGAAGAGGATCTTGAGGATCCTCTCATGGTTGCCGAATACGCCAACGATATCTTCGAATACCTTCGCGACCTTGAGTGCAAGTCGATTCCCAACCCTCAATATATGTCTCACCAAGACGACCTCGAGTGGAAGACGCGTGGTATCTTGGTTGACTGGCTGATTGAAGTCCACACGCGTTTCCACCTGCTTCCCGAAACTCTCTTCCTTGCTATCAACATTATCGATCGATTCCTGTCGGAGAAGGTGGTTCAGCTTGACCGTTTCCAACTCGTGGGCATCACTGCTATGTTCATCGCATCCAAATACGAGGAGGTCCTCTCTCCTCATGTCGAGAATTTCAAGCGCATTGCCGATGATGGTTTCAGTGAGGCTGAGATTCTCAGCGCTGAGCGATTTGTCCTCAGCacactgaactatgatctcaGCTACCCCAACCCCATGAACTTCCTCCGCCGAGTCTCCAAGGCCGACAACTATGACATTCAGTCTCGTACCATCGGAAAGTACTTGATGGAGATTAGCCTTTTGGACCACCGATTTATGGCCTACCGACCCAGTCACGTCGCTGCTGGTGCTATGTACTTGGCGCGACTGATGCTTGACCGTGGTGAATGG GATGCTACCCTATCTTACTATGCGGGCTACACTGAAGATGAGGTTGAGCCCGTCGTCCACCTCATGGTCGACTACCTTGCTCGTCCTGTTGCGCATGAGGCATTTGACAAGAAGTATGCTGCCAAGAAGTTCTTGAGGG CCTCACTCCTCGCTCGCCAATGGGCCAAGAAGAATGCTGTTCTCTTCGGCATTACCGATGTTGAACTGAGTCTCGACCAAATATCATAG
- a CDS encoding hypothetical protein (BUSCO:45845at5125) → MTMHAINAAGRRISLLNDESASQQPQPQQQRPPLSFHSSYAFNQSYPTPSSSSSSPNTPELLRSDSYDSQMSNDPVSPMTPNVDYYPRQQVIYTIPQDYTMDAKHVAYADSARSASYDAEMVSQPRSSPMPERPGKRYPCRYRDTHGCEKTFTTSGHASRHSKIHTAEKAVQCTFAGCQKKFTRADNMKQHLETHFKDKSRSSGSQRSHRTSLADARRNSTSGRPSANRTSSSRSRRDADPYPLPTPPLASPSISSGPWDMSGRNLPILNRPVAGRTPSGLDALAMAVACQEGSGI, encoded by the coding sequence ATGACGATGCACGCAATTAACGCCGCTGGTCGAAGGATCTCGCTCTTGAACGACGAAAGCGCCTCCCAACAACCCCAACCGCAACAACAAAGACCTCCCCTCAGCTTCCACTCCAGCTATGCTTTCAACCAGTCCTACCCCACCCCCAGTAGCAGTTCTTCCTCACCCAACACCCCAGAGCTCTTGCGCTCCGATTCCTACGACTCTCAAATGAGTAATGACCCTGTCTCTCCTATGACTCCCAACGTGGATTACTACCCTCGACAACAAGTTATCTACACTATTCCTCAAGACTACACTATGGATGCCAAGCACGTCGCCTACGCCGACAGTGCCCGTTCGGCCTCATACGACGCTGAGATGGTCAGCCAGCCCCGATCCTCGCCTATGCCCGAGCGCCCCGGAAAGCGATACCCCTGCCGCTACCGCGACACTCATGGCTGCGAAAAGACCTTTACAACTTCTGGCCACGCCTCGCGTCACTCCAAGATTCACACTGCAGAAAAGGCTGTTCAATGCACTTTTGCGGGATGTCAGAAAAAGTTCACTCGCGCCGATAATATGAAGCAACACCTTGAGACACATTTCAAAGACAAGAGCCGCTCTTCCGGTAGTCAGCGCAGTCACAGGACATCGCTCGCTGATGCTCGCCGCAACTCTACATCTGGTCGTCCTTCTGCGAACCGCACATCCTCGTCTCGAAGTCGACGCGATGCCGATCCCTACCCCCTTCCCACACCCCCGCTGGCCTCGCCCAGCATCAGCAGCGGACCCTGGGATATGAGTGGTCGCAACCTCCCTATTCTTAACCGCCCTGTCGCTGGCAGGACCCCTAGCGGCCTAGATGCTCTCGCGATGGCAGTCGCATGCCAGGAAGGCTCAGGCATTTGA
- a CDS encoding hypothetical protein (BUSCO:31894at5125), giving the protein MAPVLRARQSLSKDKFSSYFGNLRSQPYNDANNSRGSNPHSLRCIAWNPLGTLVATGSSEKTLRVWNPEKPHVKFSTELKGHSASIEKVAFNPTKDAELCSVSSDGVVKFWDVRTKACFNEVKGLGDAFTLVWAPDGNSLLVGNKADIIYVLSPTQSMPISTHQQSVQTNQIAFCWSGEKIFVTTAEGRIRVLSYPGFEPMLQNNHGGETSEYELNGHTSSCLTVDLQPTGRYLATGGSDSIIALWDTTDWVCQRTITRMVGPVKSLSFTFDGSFVVGGSDEGSGLEISHVETGEHVHTFKTAGACPVVAWAPTRYCLAYSDLGILRIVGVDVDRK; this is encoded by the exons ATGGCGCCAGTTCTCCGAGCAAGGCAGAGCTTGTCCAAGGACAAGTTCTCTAGCTACTTTGGGAACCTAAGAAGTCAACCCTACAACGACGCCAACAATTCGCGGGGTTCAAATCCTCATAG CCTACGCTGCATCGCGTGGAATCCCCTCGGAACCCTGGTAGCAACGGGCTCGTCAGAGAAGACTTTACGAGTGT GGAACCCCGAGAAACCTCATGTGAAGTTCTCGACGGAGCTCAAGGGTCACTCAGCATCTATTGAAAAGGTAGCTTTCAATCCAACGAAGGATGCAGAGCTATGCAGTGTAAGCAGTGACGGTGTTGTCAAATTTTGGGATGTGCGGACGAAAGCCTGCTTCAACGAGGTCAAAGGTCTTGGAGATGCCTTCACTCTTGTGTGGGCGCCAGACGGTAATTCGCTTCTTGTCGGAAACAAGGCAGACATTATCTACGTTTTATCGCCGACTCAATCCATGCCCATCAGTACTCATCAACAGTCGGTGCAGACTAACCAGATCGCATTCTGTTGGAGCGGCGAGAAGATATTTGTGACCACGGCAGAAGGCCGCATTCGGGTTCTGTCGTATCCGGGTTTTGAGCCTATGCTTCAAAATAATCACGGTGGTGAAACGAGCGAGTATGAGCTTAACGGGCACACCTCGTCGTGCCTGACCGTGGATCTGCAGCCTACTGGACGATATCTGGCGACCGGTGGCTCGGATTCTATCATTGCGTTGTGGGATACCACGGACTGGGTATGCCAGAGGACGATCACTAGGATGGTCGGTCCTGTCAAGAGTCTCA GTTTTACATTTGACGGAAGTTTTGTTGTTGGAGGCAGTGATGAGG GATCTGGGCTGGAGATATCACATGTTGAAACAGGAGAGCACGTACACACGTTCAAGACGGCTGGTGCTTGTCCCGTGGTTGCTTGGGCTCCAACACGGTATTGCCTTGCGTACAGCGATCTTGGAATCTTGAGGATTGTTggcgttgatgttgacaggAAATAA
- a CDS encoding hypothetical protein (BUSCO:31047at5125) — MLQTGLNFAVARQSLLRFALNRSLPRTYATIRRSNETTASPKELAENPEAQAAILRVYKPRSPGVRHLKRPINDHLWKGRPFLPLTFPKKGQAKGGRNVSGRITVRHRGGGAKRRIRTVDFIRNRPGPHLVERIEYDPGRSAHIALVTEKATGRHSYVLAADGLRSGDIIHSYRAGIPQDLLDSMGGIIDPGILAAKTAFRGNCLPMHMIPVGTTVFAVGSAARRGAVFCRSAGTSAVVVNKNEETKDDGTRVMTGKYVEVRLQSGEVRRVSKDACATIGVASNIHHHYRQLGKAGRSRWLNIRPTVRGVAMNKVDHPHGGGRGKSKGNRHPVSPWGVPTKSGYKTRRKHNRNKWVVVPRPRNNGKRRDKAN; from the exons ATGCTCCAAACCGGTCTCAACTTCGCGGTAGCGAGGCAAAGCCTCCTTCGCTTTGCGCTAAACCGATCTTTGCCTCGAACATATGCGACCATCAGGCGTTCCAACGAAACCACAGCGAGTCCGAAAGAGCTGGCCGAGAACCCCGAGGCCCAAGCTGCCATTCTGCGAGTCTACAAGCCCCGATCACCTGGTGTAAGACATCTTAAGCGACCAATCAACGATCATCTTTGGAAAGGACGGCCGTTCCTCCCATTGACATTTCCCAAGAAAGGTCAAGCCAAGGGTGGCCGTAACGTGTCAGGAAGAATTACTGTGCGACAtcgtggtggtggtgcgAAGAGGAGAATAAGAACTGTCGATTTCATCCGTAACCGACCGGGCCCTCACCTGGTGGAGCGTATTGAGTACGATCCTGGGCGAAGTGCGCACATTGCTCTCGTTACTGAGAAGGCAACCGGACGCCACAGCTACGTTCTTGCTGCCGATGGACTAAGATCTGGAGATATTATCCATAGCTACCGTGCGGGTATCCCTCAGGATCTCCTCGACAGCATGGGCGGCATCATCGATCCGGGTATCTTGGCTGCCAAGACTGCCTTCCGTGGCAACTGTTTGCCCATGCACATGATTCCTGTCGGTACTACAGTGTTTGCTGTCGGATCGGCCGCCAGACGAGGCGCGGTTTTCTGCCGCAGTGCCGGAACTTCAGCTGTAGTGGTCAACAAGAACGAAGAGACAAAGGACGACGGTACCAGAGTCATGACTGGCAAGTATGTTGAGGTACGACTTCAGAGTGGTGAAGTCCGACGAGTCAGTAAGGATGCTTGTGCTACCATTGGTGTTGCGAGTAACATTCATCACCACTACCGCCAGTTGGGTAAGGCTGGGCGAAGCCGATGGCTTAACATCAGGCCCACAGTCCGTGGTGTTGCTATGAATAAAG TTGACCATCCCCATGGTGGTGGTAGAGGTAAATCGAAGGGTAACCGTCACCCTGTGTCACCCTGGGGTGTTCCT ACCAAGAGTGGTTACAAGACCCGACGCAAGCACAACAGAAACAAGTGGGTGGTTGTGCCTCGACCCCGAAACAACGGAAAGCGTCGCGACAAGGCCAACTAA